In a single window of the Pocillopora verrucosa isolate sample1 chromosome 4, ASM3666991v2, whole genome shotgun sequence genome:
- the LOC131772948 gene encoding uncharacterized protein, translating to MVEAEPWVIGLVAGLAALILVLICILGIFCVLWARKDRQRRRDEREEQRRQRLAALASRNSDFMGIESNSASMASSNNNANWVLKEKPHDLLSSPPTLTRAAGNEPFIVGKSMVKYSNELDRSNSLRPGTPQRYVSHNEAEQRMVRLGMIPPRRDEFNGHFPAGYYTEPGRGKSQKGKAKSLDMDGSRRYSADPPQGVAMPRSVGYVNGNIPPGYLTVPGKAKSPGKAKGGKRGSRDLENQRFRHNSEVLVPVSEEVQLWSMEQSQPPFTLPEEDYNTAGATWYLSPSNDTQGISSARSESSLYRPSQPQNYPRHGPQTYNTQNVNGTAVSGSLPPEGPPPTSPGLMEQYYDGQDTTRLKRVKRVGVPTLPN from the exons aTGGTAGAAGCCGAACCTTGGGTGATAGGACTCGTGGCAGGATTGGCAGCGTTGATTTTGGTCCTGATTTGTATTCTCGGCATCTTTTGCGTTTTATGGGCCAG GAAAGACAGACAACGGAGACGTGATGAGCGTGAAGAGCAACGCCGGCAACGCTTAGCAGCTCTCGCCAGTAGAAATAGTGACTTCATGGGAATTGAGTCTAATTCTGCGTCTATGGCGTCCTCGAACAACAACGCCAACTGGGTTCTTAAAGAAAAACCGCACGACTTATTAAGCTCGCCGCCTACTTTAACTAGAGCAGCTGGGAATGAGCCTTTCATAGTCGGAAAATCAATGGTGAAATATTCTAACGAACTTGACAGATCAAACAGCCTTCGACCAGGAACGCCACAAAGATATGTCAGCCATAATGAAGCTGAGCAGAGAATGGTGCGGTTAGGGATGATTCCGCCAAGACGTGACGAATTCAACGGACATTTCCCAGCAGGTTATTACACCGAACCTGGAAGAGGCAAGTCACAGAAAGGAAAGGCGAAATCTCTAGATATGGATGGGAGCAGAAGATACAGTGCGGACCCGCCACAAGGGGTGGCAATGCCCAGATCCGTCGGCTACGTGAACGGAAACATCCCCCCTGGTTATCTCACCGTGCCTGGAAAGGCCAAGTCTCCTGGTAAAGCTAAAGGTGGAAAGAGGGGGTCAAGAGATCTTGAAAACCAGCGTTTTAGGCATAATAGTGAGGTGCTAGTACCTGTGAGTGAAGAGGTCCAGTTGTGGTCTATGGAACAGAGCCAACCCCCATTTACACTTCCTGAGGAAGATTACAACACAGCGGGAGCCACATGGTATCTTTCTCCATCAAATGATACGCAGGGAATATCCAGTGCAAGGTCAGAAAGTTCCCTGTATCGGCCTTCGCAACCCCAAAACTATCCAAGGCACGGTCCACAAACGTATAACACTCAGAACGTAAATGGGACGGCTGTGTCAGGGTCACTACCACCAGAAGGTCCGCCGCCCACTTCGCCAGGGCTGATGGAGCAATATTATGACGGTCAAGACACTACAAGACTCAAACGAGTAAAGCGTGTCGGTGTACCGACTCTGCCAAATTAG
- the LOC131772915 gene encoding bone morphogenetic protein 6-like: protein MFTAFLLFCLLICHTHQTNDKALSQPSELLRGFSLKEVSQLKQSSKQRDDVPRFLLNLYRKRALLHRRGINQRDSEIVRVFFREPAGESKRKGPLHYGFYFNISTIVVEEKVKKAELRIFKKTPLGRTREAGYFKIRILRLKNHQHWTKGVPIASHLVSYKENVGRWITFDVTSAVKFWKEKPEENFGLSVTVDGVGAFPSDFRIGGHGKRAPFLVTYTKSPQKFPRTLHVNCSSDSVPEENEEHVSKNISMTSTSRQRRSSRPPKRCQRRWVYVHFKKLKWNWIIAPNGYSANYCDGVCPRVLDMQLEPTNHAILQNILHKLDSRIPSPMCAPTKLHGISVLYKTSDRSIALTEYGGMVVSSCGCL, encoded by the exons ATGTTCACagcatttcttttattctgtttGTTAATTTGCCATACACACCAGACGAACGACAAAGCACTCAGTCAACCTTCCGAACTGCTTCGCGGGTTTAGCCTTAAAGAGGTTTCACAATTGAAACAATCATCAAAACAGAGAGATGACGTACCAAGATTTCTTCTCAACTTATACAGAAAGCGAGCGCTTTTACACCGCCGAGGAATAAACCAGCGGGACTCGGAGATAGTGAGGGTGTTTTTCCGAGAAC CCGCAGGGGAAAGCAAGAGAAAAGGACCACTGCATTACGGGTTTTATTTTAACATATCCACCATTGTAGTGGAAGAGAAAGTCAAGAAAGCTGAATTGAGAATCTTCAAGAAGACTCCGCTGGGACGGACTAGAGAAGCTGGTTACTTTAAAATAAGAATTCTGCGTTTGAAAAATCACCAGCACTGGACCAAAGGGGTCCCTATCGCTTCCCACTTGGTTAGTTACAAAGAAAACGTTGGTCGGTGGATAACGTTTGATGTTACATCTGCGGTTAAATTCTGGAAAGAGAAACCCGAGGAAAACTTTGGCTTGAGTGTTACAGTGGATGGCGTTGGTGCCTTCCCATCAGATTTTCGTATCGGGGGACATGGTAAAAGAGCACCTTTCTTGGTAACGTATACAAAGAGCCcacaaaaatttccaagaacTCTGCATGTAAACTGCAGCAGCGACTCAGTTCCCGAAGAGAATGAAGAACACGTCTCTAAAAATATCTCAATGACGTCCACATCTCGTCAGAGGCGTTCCAGCAGACCGCCTAAAAGATGTCAACGTCGGTGGGTTTATGtgcattttaaaaagttaaaatggaACTGGATTATTGCTCCAAATGGTTACAGCGCTAACTATTGCGATGGTGTCTGTCCGAGGGTTCTTGATATGCAACTGGAACCAACGAATCATGCTATCTTGCAGAACATTTTACACAAATTGGACAGTCGAATTCCGTCTCCCATGTGTGCTCCTACTAAATTACATGGCATCAGTGTGCTATATAAGACAAGCGACAGATCTATTGCGTTAACAGAGTATGGTGGAATGGTTGTGTCGTCTTGTGGATGTCTGtga
- the LOC131772921 gene encoding uncharacterized protein, which yields MELWWIILAGCGGGLLLVAYVAVVMYKICRRKKRVQMNQAGDPERFTDGKDWVTHVNPSVVSERTEDGLCMDTKRGSTKIRRKASTVLIPNTSVSEIPGTSDAVLRSVQSVTSPKANSANKQNGSRPTVVEKQASTGQKSPSDENSKAAPPSSNSPCLVQRSEYTWETLLRQPSDVRKNRSQSFNWEVSEPRKQNMTTRSLKLKRGEEGRRFVRSKSLKGYTQRELAILSTEEMPPSTELVLSVKRGGENKKGKSPQEPEKDQSTDADTRKRMSVKSMTAEKSIKISRSGSAPSMTAKEKAVKNAEAIIKPRTKSYTWIPEPDYQSVSIEEIVLANREKNKVNREDQVCIVEIRNEPNDSDSHVSLSAGNEAQMIGAAQDVPNEEQSHEEQNDFCTMIDIVDTAVSSPCPGVARRVTTVMDDDTPNTKETEETKILMGSSIKRELSAKNQVKKLEATITSEQPVTHHDQTSKTESNNADETNVSFGTDINNNVKTLSGFNQKPRPNKAITVEATVHNIPNGHPPFTTKPSEVRSIGKLTIVKNVDVPYYQKTQDSRKSIDRASSIVTRQSSNAMLIGNGGLSTGKTDEIHKIETSPMPTPVPYSIQPRASSQTQDTTKITILSKDNQKNSNAVPQLTSAEVLQRALQKSVKGNAVNLPLTTTTPTPTKTSTTAKEVDTELTLEEKKKVWKREQIVDQLHAARTRNENQSYVFGTGLAYQSCMPELQNRLKQLTLTK from the exons ATGGAGCTCTGGTGGATTATTTTGGCTGGCTGTGGAGGAGGCCTTCTTCTCGTCGCTTATGTGGCAGTTGTCATGTACAAAATATGTCGTCGCAAGAAAAG GGTTCAGATGAACCAAGCGGGGGATCCTGAACGCTTCACTGATGGTAAAGATTGGGTAACTCACGTCAATCCAAGCGTGGTTTCTGAGAGAACAGAAGACGGACTCTGTATGGACACTAAAAGAGGTTCTACCAAAATTCGTCGTAAAGCTTCCACTGTGCTTATACCAAACACTTCTGTTAGCGAGATTCCAGGGACTTCAGACGCAGTTCTTCGATCCGTGCAAAGCGTTACATCTCCGAAGGCTAACTctgcaaataaacaaaacgGATCTCGGCCGACGGTTGTCGAGAAGCAAGCATCCACTGGACAAAAGTCACCTTCTGATGAAAATAGTAAGGCCGCACCTCCCTCAAGTAACAGTCCTTGTCTGGTCCAAAGGTCTGAATACACATGGGAAACATTGTTACGCCAACCAAGCGATGTGAGAAAAAACCGAAGCCAGTCATTTAACTGGGAAGTTTCGGagccaagaaaacaaaacatgactACTCGCTCCTTGAAACTAAAAAGAGGTGAAGAAGGAAGGCGATTTGTAAGAAGTAAATCCCTCAAAGGATACACACAGCGCGAGCTAGCCATTCTATCCACAGAGGAGATGCCTCCATCAACCGAACTAGTTCTTTCTGTAAAACGCGGTGGCGAAAACAAGAAAGGGAAGAGCCCCCAAGAACCTGAGAAGGATCAAAGCACAGACGCTGATACACGGAAGAGAATGTCTGTCAAATCTATGACTGCTGAGAAAAGCATAAAAATCAGCAGATCAGGATCTGCACCATCCATGACAGCTAAAGAGAAGGCAGTTAAAAATGCAGAGGCAATTATCAAACCTCGAACGAAATCGTATACATGGATTCCAGAGCCAGACTACCAATCGGTTTCCATCGAAGAGATCGTTTTAGCAAAtcgagaaaaaaacaaagttaatcGCGAAGATCAGGTGTGCATAGTGGAGATTCGCAACGAACCAAATGATTCAGATTCACACGTTAGCTTGTCTGCAGGAAACGAAGCCCAAATGATCGGTGCAGCGCAAGACGTGCCTAATGAAGAGCAATCGCATGAAGAACAAAACGACTTCTGCACTATGATTGATATCGTTGATACTGCGGTTTCCTCACCGTGCCCAGGTGTTGCCAGAAGAGTAACAACAGTTATGGATGATGACACcccaaacacaaaagaaacgGAGGAAACCAAGATTCTAATGGGAAGTAGCATAAAAAGAGAATTATCTGCTAAAAACCAAGTTAAAAAATTGGAGGCTACGATTACCAGTGAACAGCCAGTTACTCACCATGACCAAACTTCAAAAACAGAAAGTAATAACGCAGATGAAACGAATGTATCTTTTGGAACTGATATTAACAATAACGTCAAAACATTGTCCGGTTTTAATCAAAAGCCACGGCCGAACAAAGCGATAACAGTAGAGGCAACAGTCCACAATATCCCTAATGGCCATCCTCCTTTCACAACCAAACCATCTGAGGTCAGATCGATTGGAAAATTGACTATCGTCAAAAATGTCGACGTGCCTTACTACCAGAAAACACAGGATTCGCGAAAGAGTATCGATAGAGCCTCCTCTATTGTTACAAGGCAATCATCTAATGCAATGTTGATTGGAAATGGGGGACTTTCAACAGGGAAAACCGATGAAATTCATAAAATTGAGACCTCGCCGATGCCTACGCCTGTACCCTACTCAATACAACCACGGGCTTCTAGCCAAACGCAGGACACCACCAAAATAACTATTTTATCGAAAGATAATCAGAAAAATAGCAACGCAGTCCCTCAGCTGACCTCGGCGGAGGTACTTCAAAGGGCGTTACAAAAATCTGTGAAAGGCAATGCAGTGAACTTACCGCTAACAACGACAACACCAACACCAACTAAAACGTCAACAACAGCAAAGGAGGTAGACACCGAGCTTACtttagaagaaaagaagaaagtgtGGAAGCGAGAACAAATAGTGGATCAGCTGCATGCCGCTCGgacaagaaatgaaaaccaGAGCTACGTATTTGGCACAGGACTGGCTTACCAGTCTTGCATGCCTGAACTGCAGAACAGGCTTAAACAATTAACACTTACAAAATGA